In Salmo trutta chromosome 24, fSalTru1.1, whole genome shotgun sequence, the DNA window CTACCTCACTTTCTTTTCCACTTTTCCACTCCATCATGTTTGGTCTCCTTCCACTGCTTCCACTGTTTCCCTTGATCTTCTCAGCATCTGTTTTGGGGGCTAGGGCTGATGTTTGTGCCTATATTGATTCTCTCTTAATTTAATctatctttctcgctctctttctctccctctctctttctcactctctctcagatAATAATTCAATCTCACAACTTTTTAGCTTTCACTTCCTGTCTAAtcacctccctctccctgccctgtaGGTTTCAGTGAGTCTAGCCTGGTGTCTCTGCTGGACTTCTCCTACTCCtctactctgtgtgtgtctgaggaggACCTGTCAGAGGTCAGCACTATGGCCCGTCATCTGGGCATGTGGCCTGCCGTGGAGGCCTGCACGGCCCTCCAAAGGGAGCAGGCGGACCACAGGGAGAGGTTGGCTGGGGGAAGAGGGGTGAGGGGTTTGGGTGATGGCTTCAGACTGATTCTGGATCAGTCCGATGAGTCGGGGGAGGAGAGCCCCACCAGACGGTCGCCCCGTCGCCCCCTCAGACCCAGCCCCCACCCTCCAGGGCGGAACGGCCTCCCCCTCAGCCCCATGCACAGGATGAAGCTCATGGACTTCAAATCCCCCTCCTGTAAAATAACCTCTTCCCCCCGAAAAAATGTCCCCTCCACCCCCCGCTCCCGAAACGTCCCCACTTCCTCCTTGCCCCACACATGTACCCGTCTCCTCCGCTCCACTCCCGGTGCCGCCAAGGAGGTCCAGAGTATGCTGCCCAGGACAGAGAGCCCTCCTCAGGGCCAAAAGCCACCCCCAGTCCCCTGTCCtgcctccacctcctccagaCAGAGGGCTTGCTCTGAGGCCAACATAgtgagggtggaggaggaagatgagaaaGATAATTTCAGAGCGCTGGAGAAGTACCGGCTGATGAGCGTGCTCGGTTTACAGAGGACGTCCCTCCTCCCCAGACCGGAGGATCTGATTGGCTGGAGGCAGAAGAAACGGCTCCGGAAGCTGAAAGTCAATAACTATTCGCTGACTAAGCGGAGGAAACCCCGACCACAGGGGTTGGGGGGGCTGGTGTTCGGGGGGCTgcccctgtccctccctctctgcaccCCTGCCAATGCCCACTTCTTGAACAGGATCATAAAGAAGGAGCCTGTGTACCCAATCAGCATGGAGGACAGGAGACTGAAGAGATCCAGGCAGCCCCGTCGTTTTCCACCCAGCGACAGGAGCATGCGCAGTAAAGTGGCATTACCGGACCTGCTGCAGCCCGTGTCCAGGCCGGCCTACAGCAGCAGGGATCTCAGGCGTTCTGTCAGGGTTGAAGAGGTCAGCCATCCCCCTCCGCACCTCCCGCCCCGCTCTGGGAACGTCAGAGTTCCAAAGCCCAAGAGGAACATCTCTGCTCTCAGGATCAAACCGGAACATGCCGACTACGCCATCTCAGCCCCGCCCCTCCCCTCACATGGCCAAcgcccaaacacacacatccccccTCCCAGGGTGCTCCGCTACAACAGCGGGCGTCTGTTGGCCAAAGCCAAGCCGGAGCAGAGTGGCATGAAAGAGGCTGGGAGAGCCCAGCATAAGCccagagagaagagcaggaggACAGGGTGCAACCAGGGAGCAAGGGGGGTCAAGGAGAGAGGGCCTGGAGCTTTGAGCAGAAGGAAAAACAGCAGCATCCTCAGCCCTGACcctgtccctcctcccctccatagCCATCCTCTGTACAGGGTCATTAAGGAGGAACCAGCAGACCCTCTACCTGTGGTGGGACCTTTCCCCGAGCCGCCCTCCCCAGAGCTGGGCAAGAGGCAGATCAAGCCCCCTGTCAAGCTTCTAGATCCAGGCTTCCTCTTCAGCTTCTGCCGGCCGTCCGGAGGGCCCATGGTGGgggtgaagagggaggaggagagtgtgGATATCTGCCTAACACGATCCGTCTCGAGGGGGGAGAGGTTAGGTCCCGGGGGAGGCCCGGACAGGGTCCTGAGGGCCAGAGGAGGCCCCCCCACTTTGCCCATGGTGAAGAAGGAgcgggaggagaggagtgtgaacCAAAGTCAAACCAAGAGGCAGGGGCCACCAAGGGCTGTCAACTTTCACCAACACAAGGCCCCCCACCTGGTTAGAACCACAGGGTCAAAGGGTGCACGCACGGCACGGGACATACCAAAGGTACACACCAGGGATGCATAGTATAGCTGTTCTTGCACATTCTCTCCTATTATTTTGACGAGTTTCAAGTGGGCTGCTGCTGTTCTCCGTCCTCATCTTATTTCTGTCAACTTCACTAACAAGAAAACACAAGGTACTGTAGATGAAAGAAATATCATAGGTCTACTGAAGGACTTTCACCTGGCTAATTCTCTGAAATCAGTTCAGATCAAGGGAAGGAGGCAAGGAAAGGAAGCCAGTTTGAAACTATTGATATGCAGCCATGCTTTCCTCCACAGTTCTGAGGATTTtaggagaggagtggtagaggggagGTCAGGGGTGGGTGGAGTTAACCGTTATCTTCATAACACCATCAGACTGAGGATTCAGTCAGGGGTTAAATGGCTGAACCAATCCTGGTCTGAGGGGAAAGGGGGTCTAATCATCAGTCACACTGTTGCTTTTCTTTGGTAACTAACGGGAGCATTGCTTTCACACTGTTAAAAATGTTGACACTACTTTAATGCTCTCTTAGATTACGTTGGGAAATGTTGGATCTGGGCTAAGGATACATGCTTCTTACTTTTGTAGACTAAATTGAGTTGGATAACATTCCATATTGATTGCTTCGCCGACACATACATATGTCATCAAGTTACAATATGTAATGACCATGTAACTGGGTGTAGAGCAAAAAAGATCACAAAGGCATCTAAAGAAATCCATGTGTGTTCCTGAATGTTATCTAACAGAATggactcttctccctctctctccacagaagCAAGCTAAGCCCCCCCACCTGCCTAGCCGAGGCCCCGCCCTGTTGGACTCGATCTGCCGGGCGCGGCTCAAGCAACTGCGGAGTCCTCGCAGTCAGGCCCCCAAGGCCAAGTCATCCCACGTCTGCCTGCAGTGCCGGGCCTCCTACAAGGACTGTAACGGCCTCCTCATGCACCGCATCAGGCACATCGAGGGCAAACACTGGCCTTGCCCTGTATGTACTGCAACTGGAAACCAAACTACTACTGTCTTTCTCCTACCCCTACCCCCCTCACCCCTTTCCTAACCCCCACCCATGCTTCTACCCCCACCCCTTCTCTAAACTCCTGCCACTAGCCCCCTCATTCCTCACCTCTTTCCTATCTGCTGGTATTgaacacccccctccctctctgcctggcctgtaaCTATGAACTGGTATGGTATtgaacaccccccctccctctctgcctggcctgtaaCTATGAACTGGTATGGTATtgaacaccccccctccctctctgcctggcctgtaaCTATGAACTGGTATGGTATtgaacaccccccctccctctctgcctggcctgtaaCTATGAACTGGTATGGTATTgaacacccccctccctctctgcctggcctgtaaCTATGAACTGGTATGGTAT includes these proteins:
- the LOC115161143 gene encoding serine/arginine repetitive matrix protein 1 encodes the protein MAGDCNYKTQYANDDTFSPSKLPDRVRMLAGEPDAARAQTGRKSLGCSPNFELIDGLLYRKKLERGFIHYREVLDEDRRFGAIATFHRRRPGTRHHSLEDTYRSVAENYWWEGMYFQIRDFVLGCPECLEQRNKRPEKRVGESRLSQTMMSHSRDVLNKLRSQREAGLFCDITLRTDGRSYSAHKAVLVAVSEYFQEVFTEMDSAPSARSDIDLTGFSESSLVSLLDFSYSSTLCVSEEDLSEVSTMARHLGMWPAVEACTALQREQADHRERLAGGRGVRGLGDGFRLILDQSDESGEESPTRRSPRRPLRPSPHPPGRNGLPLSPMHRMKLMDFKSPSCKITSSPRKNVPSTPRSRNVPTSSLPHTCTRLLRSTPGAAKEVQSMLPRTESPPQGQKPPPVPCPASTSSRQRACSEANIVRVEEEDEKDNFRALEKYRLMSVLGLQRTSLLPRPEDLIGWRQKKRLRKLKVNNYSLTKRRKPRPQGLGGLVFGGLPLSLPLCTPANAHFLNRIIKKEPVYPISMEDRRLKRSRQPRRFPPSDRSMRSKVALPDLLQPVSRPAYSSRDLRRSVRVEEVSHPPPHLPPRSGNVRVPKPKRNISALRIKPEHADYAISAPPLPSHGQRPNTHIPPPRVLRYNSGRLLAKAKPEQSGMKEAGRAQHKPREKSRRTGCNQGARGVKERGPGALSRRKNSSILSPDPVPPPLHSHPLYRVIKEEPADPLPVVGPFPEPPSPELGKRQIKPPVKLLDPGFLFSFCRPSGGPMVGVKREEESVDICLTRSVSRGERLGPGGGPDRVLRARGGPPTLPMVKKEREERSVNQSQTKRQGPPRAVNFHQHKAPHLVRTTGSKGARTARDIPKKQAKPPHLPSRGPALLDSICRARLKQLRSPRSQAPKAKSSHVCLQCRASYKDCNGLLMHRIRHIEGKHWPCPLCSKTFFRMRNVKNHIRTHDQRLYKCRSCMAAS